The following nucleotide sequence is from Channa argus isolate prfri chromosome 9, Channa argus male v1.0, whole genome shotgun sequence.
ATGACACAAATTTGCAGAACTGAATCAGATCAGAGAAATGAGACATGATGGTAAACAATAATCTATTACACgtcttggggaaaaaaatacctCAATAAACTCAAATTACCATTAAATGATCACAATGGTTATAGAGGGATGTGATGAAATAAGATGAAAATTCCCCTTAAGAGAAAATGGGCACACTcccaattaaaacaaacaaaaaggattaaaaagagatgaaaatgaTGTGACAGCTTTACTTGtagttttgtaaattaatatttagaGTTAACTAGTAATTTGTAGGCACATAATCCTCTGTAAATTCTATAGGGTTTGTTAGATGCTTGTTTTgaatttgctgtattttttgttgtcttgttgcttttttctgatGTGTGTTGGTCTGAATTAAGTGTTTTCTCAACTGCCTGAACTAACCATAATTTATAGTATGTTTGTAATGGGGTGTGtctaaaaataatgtttcttgaaagaaaaatgagcaTAAAAACGTCCTCAAAAGATCATCTTCTACAACCGAAACTtaatttcagaattttaataaaCTTCAGTCATTCAGAGCTGCAAAGTCACCATGAAGCTGTGTGTCCTCTGCAGGACATGTGgccacacattttaaaacaaattaattattgtGGCTTCACGTCATCAAAGTATATCTGAGTTTCAAGTTGTGCATTATTCAGGAATCATTAGTCTGAAGGAAATATCAATGCTACCAACCTACTGATGCTGCATCAAAGTAGGCAGCTTTTCTATTCTTTTGACTGATGAATAATGTTTGAGCGAAGATCACAAGACAAAGAATGAACTAAATATGTTATGTCCTAAAATAATGCTGGTGGGTGGAGAATTGAAACTTGTCACTTCCTCTGAGACACTAAAAGCAGCTAAACCTTCATCGTTTACGTGAAATGCAGAGTTTGCCTTCCAGGAGACAGTCGTCTGCTCTATGATTAATGGAGGAAATATATGTCAATGTTGAATATGACAAGTCCGTTCACCCAAGATcttcaacaaatcagacaggtGAGAATGTTCAATCAGAATTGATGCTGACACACGgagtgaaaaataaatctgttatcATCTGTTATTACTAATGAATCATTGACTGTTTGTTTGGTAGGACACAGGGTGGCAGACTGAGCTGAGCCTAAATATACATGATCATCTTGTCTTACTGTCACATCATTGACTGTGTTCACTGGTCTTGTCtctgttcaggtcccaggagctcagaGAGGAGGTTTTATAgagctgctgttctctgtctggggctgctcagtgttttcctgctggttGGACTCATCAGCCTCggtgtccactgtgagtctgGTTTTCATTAGTTAAAATCTGAATCAACTGATTTTCACAACCATTTTCCCAAATTGAAAGAGCTTTAAAAATCTGGTTTAAGTTtaacatgtgttgtttttagatttaaaatctggcacaaatgttgttttaaatgtaaaaacaaataatcaactataaaatataataagacaaactgaaacaaacgttttcatatttagttttaaagatTCAAATCTTCTTGTTTGTTATTGCTACTTTATTTtcgaaaatatactgtataaggtTTTAGAAATTGCAACATTGACTAAAAAGATACATTTCAAACTTAATCAGGAATAATTCATGCAGCTTTTCAGCAACGGACAAACAAGAATTTCCTCTGCACTAAAATTTTACCAACATATTCAAACTATTTTATGCATGTAAATGTGGACTATGACATTAAAGTCACTATAgcagtggtgttttttttttctatgacagtTATGTTTATTTGCTTAACTTTCTATCATACTATGGAACCAGtaaaaaacaggtgtgtgtgtatatttatatctatatttatttcgagagagagagagagagagaaagagagagagagagagagagagagagagagaaataacaAGACATTCATGGATGAGAGATGAGAATAAGGAACTATTAAAATCATACTATACAAGTAACACCAGTGGGACGGGTTACATTCAGACCATGTGGGACCTATGGATGCTTCGAAAACCAACATCTAGACTAACATCGAAACCACTTGTATCTCAGTGTTCTAGTATCCACAAGCAACACCTTGACTAGAGACGAGAGATTGACAAGGTACAGCACAAATGACACAGCAAGGGGGAGCCAGGATGAATGGTCAGGGGGGAGATATCAACATCACCCAATAACAAGCCCAAATGAGCATAATGCAAGAGCAGCTGACTAAGATGGAACCTCCGTGGCCTGTTACCAAGAAAAAGTGAAGGGTCTTCTGAAAGTTTACTTGAGGAAGTAAATGCAGCACTACGAAGAATCCCTACTATGACAATCACTGAGACCAACAAGCAGATTTACACCACAGCCACTGTGATCCTTGAGATGCTTCCCTATAAGTTCAACATAAGCCATAAGGAGCAGTATCCTTCTTGAAGAAGGCGTTGGAGGCTAAGATCAAGAAAACATGGAGAGAAGTTAGTCAAAATTGCAGAAAGGCAAGATGAAGAAAGAATTAGCAAAGAAGTACAACAAACTGTCCATAGCTGAAACCCTGGAGACTGCCAAGCAAAACCTACTCGGCTTAAGAGGTACACAAAAGAAATTGTGCTACAGGAAAAAGgagtataaaaacataaaaagagcataaaaacatataacTTTTATAACTAAACAAACAAGTAGCAGTTGTTTTCTAGAAGAGGTACGTCTTCaagcactttttaaaagcagccCCAGTCTGATGTTGAAGGATGCAAACCCCCTTATAAAAAACAATCTATTCAGCAACTTCTTGTAGACATGGTCAGTGTTAACTGAACAGTCCAGCTTTTCATCGACTTGGAACCCAAGGTACTTATAGGAGGCAACCACCTCAGTCTCCTCACTGTTGATGTTGATAGGCAGAGGAGATGGGAGGCACCTCCTAAAATCCAGGACCATGTCCTTTGTCTTAAAGTGTTTAGCTGCAGGTGGTTCAGGTAACTCCACTTGGAAAAGTCTTTTACAAGTGACCTATAATCCCTCTCACCTCCCCTCTGATACACCCGATGATGACAGTGCCATCTGAAAAGTTTTGCACCTGACATAGTTTGGTGCTATACATGAAGTCAGCTGTGTAAAGGGTGAAAAGGATTAGGGCCAGTATGGTCCCCTGTGGTGTCCCCATGCTACTGGTCACTGTGTCAAATGTAATAGTTCCCAACCTGACAAATTGTGATCTGCCAGTGAGATAATCATAAATCCAGGACATGAGGGGTGGGTCGACCTGCATGGTGGTGAGTCTGTCCTTTAGACGGAGAGACTGTATAGTGTTAAAAGTACTGAAGAAATCTATTAAAGGAATCCTCTCAACTCCACCCTCACAATCGAGGTGTATTTAAACCCGGTGCAGGAGGAACAGAACAGCTTCCTCCACCCCTACTTTTTTCCGATAGGCAAGGTGGAGGGGATGCTGGGCCCGCTGCACTTAAGGTGCAGAAATAACCGCTCCAGTGAGTGCTACTGGTCTGTAGTCATTAAGGTTGCTGGTTTGACAAAAGTGTAAATAGTCCGTAAGGCAGTAGAACCTTTAATGTCATCTCCATCTGAATCCAGCGGTACATGTCACTGTTTCAAAACAGTCTCAGAGGATCTCGCTCAGCACCACTTTGCTGCTTCCTGAAAGAGAAAGTTTTTATAGGCTGTCTCTTAACCAAAGGTACAAATTGGGGCGACAGGCAAATCAGATTGTGGTCGGACTTCCCCATTGGTGGCAGTGGGgatgctgtgtgtgcatgcttaaTATAAGCATGTCAGTGGTCCTGTCATTGGTCCTGTGGGGTGCCAACCAGTGTGGCTTCATTTTTGGAACTGTTTAACTGGGGGAATTTTAGCTCATCCATGCCTTTATCTCGTTCAGGCAGGTGATCAGGATGGACAGTGGTGATGTAAAGCTGTATGTTATCAGCATAGGAATGAAAAGATTCCATGTCGGTGGAGGACACAAATGAGTGGgagaatatataatataaatggaTCAGCCCCAGAATGGAACCTAGAGGGACACCACAGGTGACAGGATATATCTGGGACTTAGCACTGACTAGGCTGACATATTCTGTTCTCCCAGAAAGATAGGTGAACCAGTCCAAGACGGTATCAGACAGACCAACATCACAGTGGAGTCGACTGAGGAGGATGTGGTGATCCactgtgtcaaaggctgcagttAGGTCAAGGAGAATAAGTTGAGAGGGACAGTCATCATCTGCAGTCATCAAAAGGTCATTTGTGATCCTGACCAGAGCTGATTCAGTGCTGTGTGTAAAGAGGAAGCCTGACTCAAATTTTTAAGTAGATTGTGGTGTAGATGGTCCTGAAGCTGAGTGGCAACAGCTTCATCCAGCACTTGGGAGGTTGGAGATGGGTCTATAGTTGGCAGGCAGGTCTGGGTCCAGAGTGGGTTTTTTGAGAAGTGGATGGATAACAGCCGTTTTGAGCGGGCACAGGTGGATGATTTCTTTCTCACGATGGCCTCAAATTCACTCTGTGAAACGtcagagaagctgtgaagagagagagaacagagagccCAGGCTATAAATTTAAAACTGGGGTTTAAGGAGATGGTTTATTGTGGAAAACAACTGCTGAGAGTTTCCAGGGCTGTTGCTTATGTTTTTGGAATAGTACTGTGTTCGTGCATCTTTAAGTGATTTTGCGTAGGTCTTTTGGTGTCCCTGGTAAGCAAGCTTGAACACAGAGCACTCAGATGTTTTGAAACTCTGCTCGAGGGCACAGCCTCACAACTCACATGTTTACTACGGGGCTGAGCGAGTGATTGTAAGTGTTCTAGTTTTGATGGAGCTGTGACTATCTAGAAGGCTGCAGAGAGATTTGTTATAAAAGTCCATGGATTCTCTGACTGATGAGAAGTTCTCAGAGGTGAAACGCTGGAGATCTGAGGTCTAGGTATATATTTGTAAGATTCTGAAACTGAATTCGGTGTTTTAGCTTAGAATGGGGAGACAAAAATGGCTGTTGCAGAGAAATTACTTTATGACTGAACACATCAAGGTCATGACTCTGTGATGACAGAAGTGTTTAGAGGGAGCCCTCTGGTGTGTGGGGGGAGATCAAAGTGCTGTGTGTGGTTTAGAAAGTCCAGTAGTGGCAAGGAGacactttcatttcattaaagTGCATTACCACCAGGTCACCATCATGGCCAGTGCTCGTCTTCTTCCAGTAAGTACAACCAGGGGGACAGGCTTCACTGGCCGACAGGTGATGATCAGGGTTAGATTAGTGAGCATTAGAACCATtatccaggatgaaacaaaGATCTGCGATTACATCCAGAAGATGGCCCCAAGTGATGACGTGCTTAGTGAATACCTcatgcagcagaaaccagaggagcGGGAACCCTCCTGGAAGGACAAATCCCCTGCATGGTATGTGTCAGCATCAGATAGAGAAAGTGgctgatataaataaaaatcagtggcTGGACTAAGATGGACTGAAAtacagcacagaggcactaatcctTGGAATTCAGAAACAGGCTCTAAATACAAGGTCAATAGAGGCAGAAGTCTACCATATCAAGCAGGACTCCAGTttcaggctgtgcaaagatgcccctgagacaatccagcacataacaaCGGAGTGCAAGATACTAGCAGGCAGGGCATACATGGAACGCCATGACCAAGTGACTAACGTAGTatacagaaacatctgtgccaAGGACAGACTGGAAGATatggaaggtgaaggcacaagtggTCCCTgtgataataaaaacattggGGGCTGTGACCCCCCGAAACAGAGAGgggctccagcagattccaggaacaacatctgagatctctgtgcTGAAGAgtgcagtcctaggaacagctaaggTATCAGGATTAGAAATCAGCAGGACCCAAAAGGAGCAGAACACAGAGGAGTGGTAGGCAATGTTAATTTATTAAGAGAATGAGTAATGGATGGGGTAGCCGGGGTGGTGACTCGGGGCAGGAGTGAGTGAAGGAGATGGCCAGGAAGTGGTAGAGCGATCTGaggggggaagagaaaacagaggtGAGCAAAACCATCTATGACATGAGGAAAGATTGGGGCGTAACTAGAATCTTACTTTGCCAGAGTGCAGAGCGGTGGTGGTGACTAAGGGCGGCCGGGAAAAAAAGCCCAGGGAGAAAAATACAGCAGGAAtctaacaaagtaacaactaaacATACCAAGTATCAAATCAAcagaaaatatcaacaaaaacaactctTATCTTCTGGCTTGCGCAAAACTCCTCTTCTAAGAATAATCCGCGGTGCTTAAGTCAAAACTTAAAACGTAAAGTCACTTACTGCTCTGAAAGCCAGCAGGGCATCTGAGGTACACTGTCCAAGAGCAGGAATTCCTCGAGGCAtcaacatgacaaaaaaaacaaacatacttggatagaaaaaacacaagaaatccTCAAAGGCATCGGCTGAGCAGGTAACAGAGAAATGATGTACACATAGAAACCTTAGGTAAACACGGAGACTGGTCACTCGGGGAAACAGGAAGATAATCTGGCGGAGTACAACAGGTGACCAGGGTTTAAGAAAGGGAGGTAACAGGTGTAGGGACTCTAAGCTGATAGGCAGCGCAGCGGGGAGGGAAGAGACGGTGATGCTCACCAGGACAACACGGTCGTGACATAAGGTACTTTGCAGGCCCCTCGAAAAGGACCTGAGTTTCAAATAAGGGAGaattaagatttaaaatataatttatttaataatataattttatataatttgtttaattaggTAATTGTAGTGATATTTCATCCATGGTACTTAAATTGTGAGCATTGGTTTATTGTAGTATTGTATTCATGgggaaaataaaactgaatagtCTAATAATGGTACCTGTGTTTCACCCACTCATTCTTTATTTCAGCTCATAGCACAGCACATGGTGCAGCAGGAGAACTCTCCACTATCAAAGCCAACATGACTGAGCTTCTCCAGGACAGTGACAAAGAACTGTCCTTCCTGAcggcagagagagaccagctgaattccagagtgtcttccctgactgccaAACTCAGTGAAATGactaaagacagagacaggcttGACAGTTTGTCCAGTGAGTATGGGCAGTAAGGGACAAGGCACATGAAGCCTAACTGATGCCAAAAATACTATACACAGCTGTACACAATAGTACACAGTACAATCGTCCATATAAGACTTATGTTTGCACAAATAATGTTTCCGAAAGACTTTGAAAGCATTGGTCAGATTCTAAGTGCAAGTTAATAAACTAATGTTAACATGTTGAGTTTATGGTTATGTAATTCTAAACAGGAGTCAGACACTACAAATCACCTCTGtgccacatttgcatgttttacctcatggtgtctttattttgtcttgaCTGACTTCTATTGTCTTCTGTCTTATATGTTACAGAGAAAActtgtcctgcaggatggaCACAGTTCAGCTGGTCCTGCTATATTCTCTCGAGTAGGTCGGACTCTTGGACAAATGGAAGAAGTGACTGCCACAATAAAGGAGCAGATCTGGTGATAATAAACAGCAAAGAAGAACAGGTAGAGTGTTAGTGTCCACATTTATGTGACTGAACATGGAATGAGATTAAAGGACATAAAGGGCCAAATCTGATGTTGAAACCAGTGCATTTATAGCCACCTACAACCATGGACCATGACTGAGACTAGGGAACTCAGCAGTGGAGCTGCATTTGCTGACACAATTTAAAGGTGACTAGTGAAGTTTTAATAGGAAGGAGGTCggctggagacctgtccagagtttacccacctctcaccctatgaaagctgggataggctccagccccctgcagcCTTACGCAGAAGaggtggttacagataatggatggatattttTTCTGACTGAATCTAGTTATAGTCAAAAGGTTTCAGTTCCAGCTCCTAAGTTGTTGTTCCTGGCAATAAgccaaattaataattttatatttaattttataattaaatataaaatgtacaacTTTTAGCGTATGTGGTTGTTGTGGATCTCAATTTGTTATCTGATACGTTTAcactagtttttattttaaaagtgtgtgtaatcTGTCTCTGCcctaacacacatactgtaggtgtaaTGTGGTTAAAACTAGAACATAGAAACTGTGGAATTCTGTCTCTGTATTGAACAGGAATTTGTCTCTGGATTCACCAATCAGTCAGCATGGATCGGTTTAAGTGACAGAGCTGAAGAGGGAACCTGGAAATGGGTCGATGGATCTCCACTGACTTTTAAGTAAGACAGAAATGTGCTTCACCTTCTTTGAATCCAAATAtctctgtaaatgtatgtttggaccaacacaactgaaacaaagagGTTTCTAGAAAGAGCTCATAAAGGCctttgtggttttactgaggaacaaaaatgacagaaattgaAGCCAACAACCTTTTGACACTGTTTGACCTGCACAGTGTCAGTTAGGATTTGGCTCTGAACACCACTGACTGGAGACTCTCAGAGCTGCTAGAATGACTGctgacacacttcctgtctgtttcagtactgttggctctgactgcaccactgctgtcataacatttaataagttaTCAACATAGAGACCATCAAGAgtctttttatgtcagatattcacaatttcacgat
It contains:
- the LOC137132670 gene encoding CD209 antigen-like protein C; amino-acid sequence: MEEIYVNVEYDKSVHPRSSTNQTGPRSSERRFYRAAVLCLGLLSVFLLVGLISLGVHSHSTAHGAAGELSTIKANMTELLQDSDKELSFLTAERDQLNSRVSSLTAKLSEMTKDRDRLDSLSKKTCPAGWTQFSWSCYILSSRSDSWTNGRSDCHNKGADLVIINSKEEQEFVSGFTNQSAWIGLSDRAEEGTWKWVDGSPLTFKFWDMKQPDDRNGEDCAEIDVQRGHKWNDLPCGHSLLWICEKKV